The sequence CGCCCCGAAGGCGACCGCCGACTTGATGGTGCCCTGGAACGCCGGCCCGGCCTCGGTCACGCCCAGGTGCAGCGGGTAGTCGCACTGCTCGGCGAGTTGCCGGTACGCCCGGATCATCACCACCGGGTCGTTGTGCTTGACCGAGATCTTGATGTCCCGGAAGCCGTGCTCCTCGAACAGCGAGCACTCCCAGAGCGCCGACTCGACCAGCGCCTCCGCCGTCGCCCTGCCGTACTTCGACAGCAGCCGCTTGTCCAGCGAGCCGGCGTTGACCCCGATCCGGATCGGCACGCCCGCGTCGCCGGCCGCCCGCGCGATCTCGGCGACCTTGTCGTCGAACTGCCGGATGTTGCCCGGGTTCACCCGCACCGCCGCGCAGCCGGCGTCGATCGCGGCGAAGACGTACTTCGGCTGGAAGTGGATGTCCGCGATCACCGGGATCTGCGACTTGCGGGCGATCGCCGGCAACGCCTCCACGTCGTCCTGACTGGGCACCGCGACCCGGACGATCTGGCAGCCGGACGCGGTCAGTTCGGCGATCTGCTGGAGGGTGGCGTTGACGTCGGAGGTCAGCGTGGTGGTCATCGACTGCACGGACACCGGCGCACCGCCACCGACCGGCACCGAACCGACCATGATCTGACGGCTCGCCCGGCGCGGCGCGAGCGGCGGCGGCGGTACGGGGGGCATACCGAGGCTGACAGCGGTCACTTCAGGCACTCACCTTGGGAAGAGGGTGATCGGGTTGACCACGTCCGCGGTGATCGTGAGCAGCGTGAACACGCCACCGATCAGGATCACCACGTACGTGAAGGGCATCAGCTTGAAGTAGTCGACCCGACCCGGGTCGGGCCGGCGCAGCCGCGCGTACACCCAGGAGCGGGCCCGCTCGAACCAGGCGATGGCGATGTGCCCGCCGTCCAGCGGCAGCAGCGGCAGCAGGTTGAACACCCCGATGAAGAAGTTCAGTGAGATGAACAGCATGACGAAGATTTCCCAGGCGTCGTTGGCGACCGCCTCGCCGCCGAGCACGCTGGCACCGACCACGCTGATCGGGGTGTCGATGTCCCGCTCGCCGCCGGTGATGGCGGTCCAGAGCGCGGGGATCTTCTCCGGCAGCCGCTGCAATGCCTGGGCGGTGGCCACCGCCATGTCGCCGATGAACTCGCTCGTCGCGCCGACCGCCGCCACCGGGCCGTAGCTGACCAGGCCCGGGGTGGAGATGACCAGGCCGACGCCGAGCGCCGGAACGTCGGTGACCGGCCCGTCCGGGTCGTCGATCGGCGGGCGCTTGGTGGTGCCGAGGACGGTCTCGGTGGTGCCGGGCTGACCGTCACGCTCGTACCCGATCTTGGCGGTGCCGCCCGGGGTCATGGTCCGCAGGGTGGTGAGCAGGTCGCCGTAGCTGTTGATCGGGGTGCCGTTGAGCGACGTGATCCGGTCGCCGTCACGCAGCTGGGCCGCGGCGGCCGGGCTGGCGGCGTCGCCCGCCTCGCAGGCCCGGTAGGTGGTGTCCGGCAGTACGCACTGCTGGAGGGCGATCACCGCAGGCTCGGCGCGGATCTGCTCCTCGGTGCTCGGGCGGTCGGGGTTGGGCAGGCCGAACGTCATCGCCGCCAACCAGGCAGCGAAGATCGCCAAGCCGAAGTGGGTGACCGAACCGGCGGACATCACGATGGTGCGCTTCCACACCGGGTAGCGCCACATGGCCCGCTTCTCGTCACCGGGCTCGACGTCGTCGTCCTGTGGCGTCATCCCGACGATCTTGCAGAAGCCGCCGAGCGGGATGCCCTTGATCCCGTACTCGGTCTCGCCACGCTTGAAGGACCAGAGGGTGGGGCCGAAGCCGACGAAGTAGCGGGTGACCTTCATGCCGAAGGCCTTGGCGGTGAGCATGTGGCCGGCCTCGTGCAGGCTCACCGAGACGAGGATGCCGAGGGCGAAGAGCACCACCCCGAACGCGAACGACATCAAGCTCCTTCCACCGCAGCAGCGATGATCTCCTGCGCGTGTGCGCGCGCCCACGACTCGGCGTCGAGTACGTCCTCGACGGTACCCGGTTCGCCGAAGTCGGGAGCCTCCTCCAACACCCGCTGTAGGGTGTCGACAATGCCGAGGAAGGGCAGCCGCCCGGCGACGAACGCCGCCACGCACTCCTCGTTGGCCGCGTTGTAGATCGCCGGCCGGCAGCGCCCCGCCTCGCCGGCCGCCTTGGCCAGCGCCACCGCCGGGAACGCCGCGTCGTCCAGCGGCGCGAACTCCCAGCTGTGCGCCGTGGTCCAGTCGACGGCGGCGGCGGCCTCGGGCACCCGCTCCGGCCAGCCCAGCCCCAGGGCGATCGGCAGCCGCATGTCCGGCGGGCTGGCCTGGGCGAGCGTCGATCCGTCGACGAACTCGACCATCGAGTGGATCACCGACTGGGGGTGCACCATCACGGTGATGTCGGCGTACGGCACGTCGAACAGCTCGTGCGCCTCGATCACCTCCAGCGCCTTGTTGACCATCGTCGCCGAGTTGATCGTGACGACCGGACCCATGTTCCACGTCGGGTGCGCGAGGGCCTGCTCGGGCGTGACGGTCGTCAACTCGTCGCGCCGCCTGCCCCGGAACGGCCCGCCGCTGGCCGTGACGATCAGCCGGCGCACCTCACCCCGGGTGCCGCCGCGCAGACACTGGGCGAGCGCCGAGTGCTCCGAATCCACCGGGACGATCTGCTCCGGCCGCGTCACCGCTGCCCTGACCAGCGAGCCGCCGGCAACGAGGGACTCCTTGTTGGCCAGCGCGAGGGTACGCCCGGCGCGCAGCGCCGCCAGGGTCGGCGCCAGCCCGAGCGACCCCACCACCCCGTTGAGTACGACGTCGCACGGCCACTGTGCCAGCTCGCTCATCGCGTCCGGCCCGGCCACGATCTTGGGCAGCTTGAACTCGCCGCTGGCCCAGCCCCGCCGGCTCGCCTCCGCGTAGAACGCCAACTGGAGATCCTGCGCCGCGGACGCCTTCGCCACCCCGACCGCCTCGACGCCGAGTTCGAGGGCCTGGGCGGCGAGCAGACCGATGTTGCCCCCACCGGCACCGAGCGCCACCACCCGGAACCGGCCCGGGTTGCGCCGCACGATGTCGATGGCCTGGGTACCGACCGACCCGGTACAACCCAGCAGCACAAGATCACGGGGGGACGTCACGCTCCCATTGTTCCCCACCGCCCTCCGGTGCGCGGAAGGGCACCTTGTTGCGCCTGAGGTCGCGGAAGGGCGCGTCTCTGAAGGAGGGGACGCTACTTCCCTCCCCGGTCCGCCTCCGGCGGGATCCGGCCTTCCGTCGAGTCAGCATCCTGCGGTGCCTCGTCGTCGAGCAGGTCGGCCGGGTCAACCGAGAAGTCGAAGGGCCGATTCATCACGAATGTGGTGCCGGCGGCGGGGCGATCGTGGGCACCCGCCCGGTCGGCCGCCGCCAGGCGAGCGCAGCACCGCGAGATCCGGGATGAAGAGATCATCGCCGGAGACCAGGTTGACCGAGTGGTACGCCCACAGCCCAGCGGCTCGTGCTGCCCGTCTCAGCCGGTAGCCAAGCTCACGCCGCACCGTCCGCCGATCGACACCGCCACCAGCGGTGACCACGACACAACCATGCGAGACCTCGATCCTCGGTCCGTTGTTTCCCGGCAGCACGTCCACCGCAGCGCTCGCTGTCCACGACGCTCGCTGTCCACGACCCAGGACTCGCCAGCTAATCTTGGACAGTTTCCGTTAGCACCTAACGGAAACTGTCCAAGATCTCACATCCCATGTCTCGCCCCGGCGCCGCGCATAGCCGATTCGGGTTGTGACCGACACCGTTGCGGCCATCCGGCAGCCTTCCCGCCTCGTAGGGACCACAATTCCACCGAACCAGTTTCCTGATCATGCTCCGACCAGCCCGGCGATGCGAAGACCGGCCCGGTGCCGACCGGGTTCGGTCGGCACCGGCCGGGTCGCGCCAGGTTCAGGTGCGGGGGCGAAGCGGCCCGCGCGGGTGGCGGCGACGAACCGGGTCCAGCTCGGCGCGGCGAAGCTCAGCTCCGCACCCTGCCGGTCCTTGCTGTCGCGTACGCCGACCGCGTCGACGAATCCCGCCACCTCGACGCACTCACCACTACCACCTGACCGGGACGACGTGCGCCACACCCCGTCACGTTTCATTGGGTCATCTCCTTCGCGATCGCCGTGATCAGCTCACGGGAGTCATCGACATCGAGCGCCCGCTCGCCGAGCGAGCGCCAGACTTCCTCGTAGGTCCGGATCTCGTGCGGCTTGTCGAGATAGACCGCGCCGCAGGGACCGTCCATGTAGATCGTGGTCGGCTCCGGCTCCCGCACGTCAGTGGGGAAGTCGAGCAAGGTGAAGGTGCCTGTGAAAGCCGACCGGAACAGGCCGGCGGTCAGGGGCAGCACCCGGACCTTGAGGTTGTGCTGCCGGCTGGCCACCACCAACGCATCCAGTTGCCGAGCCATCGCCGACCGGTCACGAAGCGGCCGGCGCAGCACCGCCTCGCTGAGGATCACGTCGTAGTAGGGCGCCCGGGGTACCGCGCGTGCAAGTAGCCGTTGCCTGCGCAGCCGGACATCCACCTTGGCCTGCTGCTCCGCCGCGCTCAGCTGCGGGTGGTCGGTTGCGATGACCTCGGTCATGTACTCGACCGTCTGCAACAGGCCGGGTACCAGGTCGGCTTCGTACTTTCGGATCTTGGTGGCGGCGGTTTCCAGGCCGACGTACAGCTTGAACCAGTCCTCGATCGCCTCCCCGTAGCTGTGCCACCAGCCGTGCGCCTTGGTCTCGCGGGCCAGCGACCGCATCGTCTTGATCGTCTCGCGGCCCACGCCGTACACCCGGCACATGGCCTCCACGTCGTTCGGGTGCATGGGGACCTGGCCGGTTTCGTACCGCCAGATCCGGGGCGTCGACCATTCCAGTTCCTTCGCCGCCGCCGCCACCGTCACATGCGCGTTTTCCCGAAGTTCTCTCAAATACCTGCCGAGCTGCCTACGCGGGACGGTGCTTCCCGGGTCGTCCACGTCATCTCCTTCGCTGCTGTCGCGTAAGGCACCTCATCCCTTGATTCGCATTCTTCCGCAGAACATTGCGCAAGGCCAGTAGTGAAATGACCATCGTGGATGACCGGCCGATCCCCCTGGCCGGTCACGACCGGGGCGGGCGCCCTCCCCGAAACCTCATCCCGGCGCTCGCCCCGGCACCGTCACCATTCGACAGTGGGAGCACCATGGAATCGATCGACGACGCGCTCGGCGAGATCCCGCCACCGCCCTACGTGACCGCCGAAGACGTCACCTTCGCGCTGCGGGCGATCATCGTGCACGCCGCCGAACAATGGCCCGACGGCCCGCGCTGCCGCAACGACCGGGCGCGCCACCCCTGCCGCCTGCACCGCTGGGGCCGCCGCGTCCTCGCCCAACGTGGCCTCACCGACCAGGAGATCCAGACGATGCTCGCCGAGCAGGAAGCCTCCCGCCCATGATCTACGTGAGCGGAGAGCGCCCGCTCCCCCAGCACGTCCGCGCCGCCACCTTCGACACCCGCTGGCGCGGCCTCGACCCCGCCCAGGTGCACGACTATCTCAACCGGCTCGCCGACGAGTTGGAGCGGCTGCACCGCGAACTCACCACCGCCAACACCGAGGCCGAACGCATCCGCCAGGCACTGCGACAGTGGCAGTCCCGCCAGACCGCCCACCGCCACCATTCGAGGTCGCGATGAGCCCGCCCCGCTGGATCATCCACCTGCCCACCAGGCTGACCAGCCTGGACGAGGCCACCGCACTCGCCGTCGCGCTCCGCGACTCGCTCGGCCACCTCACGGCCATCGACTTCGGCGAAACCACCCTCAGCGAAGAAGACCGCCAATTCCTGCGCCACCGGGTCTGGTGCGACACCGCACTCGACGGCCCGCACCGCTGCCACCGCCCCAACGACCACGCCGGCCCCTGCACAGTCACGTGATCGACTCCGCTTCGGCGATGCCGCGGGCCGGGACGCGACGGATGGCGTGGCGGATTGCCGCCGGGACACCGACCAGCAGCACGACTGCCGCGATCACCAGGACGGCGCTGGTCGCCGTGCTCTGGAGCGGCCAGCCCGTTGACGCTCTCAGCTCGACAGTGTCCAGACACCGGAAGCCGGTGCGGCGCAGGTGGGCGTGGGGCCAGCCGGAGTGGGTCAGCGACCGCGGACGTCGGCCGGTTCGGACGGGCCGGTCAGGACGAAGGTTTCCACCTCGGTGCCGCCGTACCAGTCGGTGCGCCGGCCCACGTGGGTCATGCCGAGCCGGCGGCAGACCGCCATCGAGCGCTCGTTGCCCGGCGTCACCACGGCATACACCTGCCGGGTGCCGGCGGCGAACTCGCGCGCCAGTACGGCCCGGGCCGCCTCGGTGGCGTAGCCGTGGCCCCAGGAGTCGGGGTGCAGGTGCCAGCCCACCTCGATGTCCTCGGTCGGCGTGCTGCCGTCGGCGCCCGGCAGCGGTTTCAGCAGTACGCTGCCCGCCACCGCGCCGGTGTCACGCACCTCGATCGCCCAGATGCCGTACCGGCCGGCGTACGGCGCGTACCGTTCGCCCCAGGTGGCCAGGCGCTCGGCGGCCTGGCCGGGCTCGGTGAGCCGGCCCGCTCCCCCGCCCAGCCAGCGCATCACCTCGTCCCGGGAGTAGATGTCGTAGATCCGGGCCAGGTCGACCGGTGCGGCGGTCCAGTCGCGCAACGTCAGCCGGTCGGTCGTGTCGACGGTCATGGTCGGCGATCCTAGCCACGACGATCAGGGCACCCGGGGATGCTCGGCGGGGACGGCGACCCGGCGGGGACGGCGACCCGGCGCCGACGCGACGGTTGCCGGCGGAGACGAAGGGGAAATGGAGCGCGATGGGCGGTGCGTGGGAACGGACGAGGCGGATCACCCGGGCCGCGTTCCGCCCGGTGCGTGGCCGCGACCTGCCGCTGCACGCCGCCGCGATCACGTTCTACGGGGCGATCGCCGTGGTGCCGGTGGCCCTGCTGGCGATCTGGCTGACCACGCTGCTGGCGGGGGCGGAACGGGTCCGCCGGCTCACCGCGTACGCCGTGGAGACCCTGCCGGACGCGATCGGTGTGCCGCACGCGGTGGCCGCGCTGGTCGAGGCCGGGGTGGGTCTGACCCCGTGGCCGGCGCTGGCCGCGCTGCTGCCCGCGTCGCTGTACGGCGAGGGGCTGCGCCGGGCTTTCGTTTCGGTCGCCGCCCCCCGCTCCGACGAGCACCTGATCGGCTGGCGGGGCCGGCTGTTGCTGCTGCCGCTGCTGGCGCCGGCCCCGGCGCTGCTGCTGGCGATCCTGCTCGCCCTGCCGACCACCACCGAGCTGGTCCGGCGGGGTGGCTGGGCCGGTGCGCTCGGGGTGGTGCTCTCCTTCCTGGCGGTCTGGCTGGTGCTCAGCCCGGTGCTGATGTGGGTGTTCCGGGTGGTCGGCCCGGCGTCACCGGACTGGCTCTCCACGCTGGCGATGGGCTCGTTCACCGCGGCGAACCTTTCCGGCTTCCTGCACGGTTTCGTGCTTTTCGCGTCGCTCCCGCTCGACCTGGGCGTGCCCTTCGGTGGTCTGGACGAGGTCGGCGCCGCGGTGGCGATCCTGCTCTGGCTCTACGTGTTCCACGTGATCGTGCTCGCCGGCTACTCCGCCACCCTGGCCCTGGCCGGCTGGCGGCTGCGAGGTCAGCGGGACCGCCGCTAACCTCATGGTCGACGAGGTCACCGCGGGGTGGGAGGGGTTAGGGTGCGGGGATGATGGGCGGTGAGGTGCCATCCCGGGCGGACGTGGTGGTTGTCGGGTCCGGGCACAACGGGTTGGTCTCCGCGATCCTGCTGTCCCGGGCCGGGCTGGACGTGCTGGTGCTGGAGGCCGCCGACGTGATCGGCGGGGCCACCCGCACCGAGAACCCGTTCCCCCGGGTGCCCGAGCTGCGCCACTCCACCGGGTCGTACCTGCTCGGGCTGATGCCGCCGGAGCTGCTGGCCGCGCTCGACGTCCGCATCCCGGTGCTGCGCCGCGACCCGCACTACTTCCTGCCCACCCCGGGCGGAGCCGGCTCGCCGTACCTGCTGTTCGGCACCGACACCGCGGCCACCCGCCGGCAGCTCACCGAGTTCTTCTCCGCCGCCGACGTGGCCGCCGACGACGCGTTGCAGGCCGAGCTGGCCGCGCTGCGCGAGGATCTCGCCCCGGCGTGGCTGGCCGAGCCGCTGACCGTGGAGGAGACCGCGCAGCGCTACGTCCGGCCCGAGCTGCGGGACGTCTTCGTGGACCTCGTCCGCGGCTCGGTCGCCGACTACCTGGCCCGCTTCGACTTCCGCTCCGAACTGCTGGTCAGCATGTACGCGGTCACCGACGGCCTGTCCGGGCTCAACGCCGGCCCGGACGACCCCGGCACCGGGCACAACTTCCTGGTGCACAACATGTGCCGGCTGCCCGGCTCGGGTGGCACCTGGATGATCGCCGAGGGCGGCATGGGCACCGTGTCGCGCACCTTCGCCGACGCGGCCCGCGCCTCCGGCGCGCGGATCGTCACCGGCACGCCGGTCACCGCGATCACCCTGGACGGCGGCGCCGCGCGCGGCGTGGTGCTCGCCGACGGCCGGGAGATCGGCGCCGAGGTGGTGCTCGGCGCCTGCGACCCGTACCGGCTGATGGAGCTGCTGCCCGACGACGCGCTCCCCACGGTCCTCACCGAACGGATGGCGGCGGTCCGGCGCACCGGCACCACGCTCAAGCTCAACCTCGCGCTGCGCGGCCTGCCCCGCTTCTCCTGCCTGCCCGAGGACGCGCCGAGCCCGTTCGGCTCGACCATCCACCTGCTGCCCGGCTCGGCGTCACTGACCGGCGGCACCGGTGAGCCGCCGATGGCGGCGCTGCGCGCCATGTGGGCCGACGTGCAGGCCGGGCGACTGCCCGAGGAGCCGACCATCGAGTGGTACCTGCACACCACCGTCGACCCGTCGCTGGCCGACCCGGCCGGTCACCACTCGTCGGCGCTGTTCGTCCAGTCGGTGCCGTACGACCTGGCCGGCACCACCTGGGCGGCGGCGCTGCCCGGCTACGTGGAGCGGCTGGTGGCGATCTGCGAACGCTACGCCCCCGGCACCGGCGACCTGATCGCCGACGCGGTGCCGCTGCCGCCGCCCGGCATCGAGGCACACTTCGGCATCACCGGCGGGCACATCCACCACGTCGACAACACCGTCTCGTTCGCCGACCGGATGCCGTACGCGACAGGCGTCGACGGCCTCTACGCGGGCAGCGCCGGTTGCCATCCGGCCGGCAGCGTGATCGGCGCCGCCGGCCACAACGCCGCCCAACGCATCCTCGCCGACCTCGGTCGTTGAGGGCTCAGTTCGCCGGCTGGGCGGTCTCCGGGGTCGTGGTCTCCTCGCCGACGCGGTGCGCGCGGACCTTGTGGCCGACGCTGGTCAGGCAGCGCCCGCTGGGCAGGTCGAACCGCCAGCCGTGCAGCTGGCAGGTGAGCTGGTCGCCGTCGATGATGCCGAACCGGCTCAGGTCGGCCTTCAGGTGCGGGCAGCGCCGCTGCACCACCCAGTCACCGAGGGTGATGTCCTCGGCGTCGACGGCCCGCTCGTGCTCGTCGTACCAGCCCTCGGCGTACTGGAGGCGCTCGGTGGACAGGCACTTGAAGAAGGCGTACACGAACTCGTTGTACTGGCCGATCCGGGCGGCCGAGAACCGGCAGGACAGGAAGAGCGAGTTGACCCAGTCCACCTCGCCGATGTGCAGCAGGTGCTCGACCAGCGCCCGCTCGGTGCGGAACCGGTAACGGACCTTCTCGTCGGCGTACGGCCGCACCTGCTTGCCGGGGAAGTCGACCACGATGGACTCGACGCTTTCGGCGTCGTAGCCGACCAGGTCGAAGCGGACCGGGCCGCCGACCCCCTCGGCCAGGTAGATCGACTCGTCGAGCAGCGGCTCGATCCGCCGCTTCAGCTCCTTGAGCACGTCGACCTCGGGATGTCGCCAGGACGCCTTCTCCGCCTCGATGATCGGCCGCTTGCGCTCGCGCATCTCCTCCAGGTGGGCGACCTTGTTGGCGAAGAACTCCTCCACCGGCACCGGGTGCGTGGTGCTCGCGCCGTCCACGGTGATCTCGCTGACGCTGCCGGGCAGCAGCACGATGCCGTTGGTGCCACCGACCTTGGCGTACTCGGACAGGAAGACCGACTGGTCGGGGAAGATGTTCCCCTCGTCGCCGAAGATGTCGTTGAACTGCCACAGCTCGTCGTCGAGGAAGCACGGCGGGCCGGCGATCGGGAAGACGTGGTCGGCCTTCAGGTCGTCGATGTAGCGCCAGGTCCGGTCGAACTGCCGGTCCCGCTTCTGCTTGCCGAACGCCGTCTTCGCCGCGTTCGGCAGCTCGTAGACCATCGGGTACCAGATCGCCCCGGAGAACTGCAGCAGGTGCGCGTGCACGTGGCCCAGCTCGGCGAAGAGGCTCAGGTCCGTCGGGCGGGCGTCGTTCTGGTTGAGCAGCCGGACGCCGTCGTGCTCCACCCAGAGCGAGGAGTCACCGATCGGGCCGTCGGTCGGGCTGGTCAGCGCCTGGATCATGATCTTGAGGCCACCGTCCAGCTCGACGACCTCCTCGTTGCGGGTCTTCAGGAACTTCGTGAAGCCCAGCTCGCGGAACTCGTCCTCCATCTCCGAGGTGGGGAACTCCGGCAGCAGCACGGTCGCGGCCTTCGACACGTACCGCTTCAGGTGGGCCGCGTCGAAGTGGTCCCGGTGCAGGTGGGAGACGTACAGGTAGTCGACGTTGCCGAGGGTCTCCCAGTCGAGCCGGGAATTGTCCGGGAACGGAAACCAGGAGGCGAAGTAGGCCGGGTTGACCCACGGGTCGCACAGGATGCTGCCCGCGGCCGTGTCGATCCGCATGCTCGCGTGCCCGGTACCGGTCACTCGCACCGCAGTTCCCCCTAAAAAGACAATCGAGGTGTACGCCAAAACGCTACCGGAGGCAGTCTGGTCTCCGCCCCGCGACGCCGGTAGTGCCCTTCCACCCACCTGAGCGGGGTCCACCGGCCCTGGACCGGAACCCCGGCACGGGACGTGCCAGACTAGCCGGAGATCCGTTCGCGAGGAAGGACCGACAGTGGCAGGAAGCGAGCCGGTAACGGCGCCAGACCAGCACAAGCCCGGGCACCGTAAGGCCGGACGGATCGGTGCGGTGCTCACCGCCCTCGTGCTGCTGGCAATGCTCTGCGGCAACCACGAGGGCAGGATCGAGGACATCTGGTTGATCGGCCTGGCCGCACTCCTGCTGCTCATCGTGATCGGCGACGTGGTGCTGCGGCGCAACGGCCTGCGCTCCTGACCCGCACCCCGGCCACTGCCGGCGAGCGACCGACCGCGAGCCCGTGACCTGTGACGAGGCCCGCCCCATGGAGCACCGGGGCGGGCCTCGTCGGGTGCTCAGCGGCCGAAGAGGATGTCCTGGGCGTTCTTCAGCGCGGCGTCGACCTCGGCCTCGAAGTAGCCGCCCTGCACCAACCCGAAGCGCAGCGTGTCCAGGTCCTTCGGGTTGACCGGCATCGGGTTGCGCCCGGCCATCCCGCCGAGGAGGGTCTCGAAGAACCGGTCCACCTGGTCGGGGTCGTACCCGCTGCCGAAGCGGCGGACCTGGAAGCTGCGCCGGATCTGGTCGACCCGGTAGAGGTCGCTGCCGGGCGGGCCGGCCATCGGCGGCCCACCCATCGGCGGCCCGCCCATGGCCGGCGGGCCCGCCATCGGCGGGGGCCCGCCCATCGGCGGACCGCCGAGCGCCTGCTGCGGCATGCCGGGCGGCGGCCCTGCCGGGCCGCGCCGCGGGTCACGGTCCGGGAGCCGGATCTCGGCGGTCATGTCGCTACGGCCGTGCCGGCCCGCCTCGAACCCGTCGAAGCGCTGCTCGTCCGGCGGACCGTAACCGGCAGGGCCGTCGGGCGGACCGTAACCGCCCGGGCCGTCCGGCCGACCGTAGCCGGCAGGGCCGTCCGGCCGACCGTAGCCGCCGGGGCCGTCCGGCGGACCATAACCGCCGGGGCCGTCCGGCGGACCATAGCCGGCAGGGCCGTCCGGCGGACCGTAACCGCCGGGGCCGTCCGGCGGACCGTAACCGCCC is a genomic window of Micromonospora tarapacensis containing:
- the ispG gene encoding flavodoxin-dependent (E)-4-hydroxy-3-methylbut-2-enyl-diphosphate synthase, whose product is MTAVSLGMPPVPPPPLAPRRASRQIMVGSVPVGGGAPVSVQSMTTTLTSDVNATLQQIAELTASGCQIVRVAVPSQDDVEALPAIARKSQIPVIADIHFQPKYVFAAIDAGCAAVRVNPGNIRQFDDKVAEIARAAGDAGVPIRIGVNAGSLDKRLLSKYGRATAEALVESALWECSLFEEHGFRDIKISVKHNDPVVMIRAYRQLAEQCDYPLHLGVTEAGPAFQGTIKSAVAFGALLAEGIGDTIRVSLSAPPVEEIKVGNQILESLGLRERGLEIVSCPSCGRAQVDVYKLAEEVTAGLEGLPVPLRVAVMGCVVNGPGEAREADLGVASGNGKGQIFVKGQVIKTVPEAQIVETLIEEALRLADEMGAELPEELRELLPGATVTVH
- a CDS encoding M50 family metallopeptidase — its product is MSFAFGVVLFALGILVSVSLHEAGHMLTAKAFGMKVTRYFVGFGPTLWSFKRGETEYGIKGIPLGGFCKIVGMTPQDDDVEPGDEKRAMWRYPVWKRTIVMSAGSVTHFGLAIFAAWLAAMTFGLPNPDRPSTEEQIRAEPAVIALQQCVLPDTTYRACEAGDAASPAAAAQLRDGDRITSLNGTPINSYGDLLTTLRTMTPGGTAKIGYERDGQPGTTETVLGTTKRPPIDDPDGPVTDVPALGVGLVISTPGLVSYGPVAAVGATSEFIGDMAVATAQALQRLPEKIPALWTAITGGERDIDTPISVVGASVLGGEAVANDAWEIFVMLFISLNFFIGVFNLLPLLPLDGGHIAIAWFERARSWVYARLRRPDPGRVDYFKLMPFTYVVILIGGVFTLLTITADVVNPITLFPR
- the dxr gene encoding 1-deoxy-D-xylulose-5-phosphate reductoisomerase, coding for MTSPRDLVLLGCTGSVGTQAIDIVRRNPGRFRVVALGAGGGNIGLLAAQALELGVEAVGVAKASAAQDLQLAFYAEASRRGWASGEFKLPKIVAGPDAMSELAQWPCDVVLNGVVGSLGLAPTLAALRAGRTLALANKESLVAGGSLVRAAVTRPEQIVPVDSEHSALAQCLRGGTRGEVRRLIVTASGGPFRGRRRDELTTVTPEQALAHPTWNMGPVVTINSATMVNKALEVIEAHELFDVPYADITVMVHPQSVIHSMVEFVDGSTLAQASPPDMRLPIALGLGWPERVPEAAAAVDWTTAHSWEFAPLDDAAFPAVALAKAAGEAGRCRPAIYNAANEECVAAFVAGRLPFLGIVDTLQRVLEEAPDFGEPGTVEDVLDAESWARAHAQEIIAAAVEGA
- a CDS encoding helix-turn-helix domain-containing protein; amino-acid sequence: MDDPGSTVPRRQLGRYLRELRENAHVTVAAAAKELEWSTPRIWRYETGQVPMHPNDVEAMCRVYGVGRETIKTMRSLARETKAHGWWHSYGEAIEDWFKLYVGLETAATKIRKYEADLVPGLLQTVEYMTEVIATDHPQLSAAEQQAKVDVRLRRQRLLARAVPRAPYYDVILSEAVLRRPLRDRSAMARQLDALVVASRQHNLKVRVLPLTAGLFRSAFTGTFTLLDFPTDVREPEPTTIYMDGPCGAVYLDKPHEIRTYEEVWRSLGERALDVDDSRELITAIAKEMTQ
- a CDS encoding DivIVA domain-containing protein codes for the protein MIYVSGERPLPQHVRAATFDTRWRGLDPAQVHDYLNRLADELERLHRELTTANTEAERIRQALRQWQSRQTAHRHHSRSR
- a CDS encoding GNAT family N-acetyltransferase, which codes for MTVDTTDRLTLRDWTAAPVDLARIYDIYSRDEVMRWLGGGAGRLTEPGQAAERLATWGERYAPYAGRYGIWAIEVRDTGAVAGSVLLKPLPGADGSTPTEDIEVGWHLHPDSWGHGYATEAARAVLAREFAAGTRQVYAVVTPGNERSMAVCRRLGMTHVGRRTDWYGGTEVETFVLTGPSEPADVRGR
- a CDS encoding YhjD/YihY/BrkB family envelope integrity protein, whose protein sequence is MGGAWERTRRITRAAFRPVRGRDLPLHAAAITFYGAIAVVPVALLAIWLTTLLAGAERVRRLTAYAVETLPDAIGVPHAVAALVEAGVGLTPWPALAALLPASLYGEGLRRAFVSVAAPRSDEHLIGWRGRLLLLPLLAPAPALLLAILLALPTTTELVRRGGWAGALGVVLSFLAVWLVLSPVLMWVFRVVGPASPDWLSTLAMGSFTAANLSGFLHGFVLFASLPLDLGVPFGGLDEVGAAVAILLWLYVFHVIVLAGYSATLALAGWRLRGQRDRR
- a CDS encoding phytoene desaturase family protein, with product MGGEVPSRADVVVVGSGHNGLVSAILLSRAGLDVLVLEAADVIGGATRTENPFPRVPELRHSTGSYLLGLMPPELLAALDVRIPVLRRDPHYFLPTPGGAGSPYLLFGTDTAATRRQLTEFFSAADVAADDALQAELAALREDLAPAWLAEPLTVEETAQRYVRPELRDVFVDLVRGSVADYLARFDFRSELLVSMYAVTDGLSGLNAGPDDPGTGHNFLVHNMCRLPGSGGTWMIAEGGMGTVSRTFADAARASGARIVTGTPVTAITLDGGAARGVVLADGREIGAEVVLGACDPYRLMELLPDDALPTVLTERMAAVRRTGTTLKLNLALRGLPRFSCLPEDAPSPFGSTIHLLPGSASLTGGTGEPPMAALRAMWADVQAGRLPEEPTIEWYLHTTVDPSLADPAGHHSSALFVQSVPYDLAGTTWAAALPGYVERLVAICERYAPGTGDLIADAVPLPPPGIEAHFGITGGHIHHVDNTVSFADRMPYATGVDGLYAGSAGCHPAGSVIGAAGHNAAQRILADLGR
- a CDS encoding Rieske 2Fe-2S domain-containing protein, encoding MRVTGTGHASMRIDTAAGSILCDPWVNPAYFASWFPFPDNSRLDWETLGNVDYLYVSHLHRDHFDAAHLKRYVSKAATVLLPEFPTSEMEDEFRELGFTKFLKTRNEEVVELDGGLKIMIQALTSPTDGPIGDSSLWVEHDGVRLLNQNDARPTDLSLFAELGHVHAHLLQFSGAIWYPMVYELPNAAKTAFGKQKRDRQFDRTWRYIDDLKADHVFPIAGPPCFLDDELWQFNDIFGDEGNIFPDQSVFLSEYAKVGGTNGIVLLPGSVSEITVDGASTTHPVPVEEFFANKVAHLEEMRERKRPIIEAEKASWRHPEVDVLKELKRRIEPLLDESIYLAEGVGGPVRFDLVGYDAESVESIVVDFPGKQVRPYADEKVRYRFRTERALVEHLLHIGEVDWVNSLFLSCRFSAARIGQYNEFVYAFFKCLSTERLQYAEGWYDEHERAVDAEDITLGDWVVQRRCPHLKADLSRFGIIDGDQLTCQLHGWRFDLPSGRCLTSVGHKVRAHRVGEETTTPETAQPAN
- a CDS encoding DUF2631 domain-containing protein, whose product is MAGSEPVTAPDQHKPGHRKAGRIGAVLTALVLLAMLCGNHEGRIEDIWLIGLAALLLLIVIGDVVLRRNGLRS